In the genome of Notamacropus eugenii isolate mMacEug1 chromosome 5, mMacEug1.pri_v2, whole genome shotgun sequence, one region contains:
- the LSM10 gene encoding U7 snRNA-associated Sm-like protein LSm10 gives MEVSHSVKERTIAENSLVILLQGLRGLVTTVDLRDETVARGRVDNVDAFMNIRLAEVTYTDRQGQQVQLDDLFVTGRNVRYVHIPDDVDITATIEQQLQAIHRVRNFGSEGKGRREFPTRKYK, from the coding sequence ATGGAGGTCAGCCACTCAGTAAAGGAGCGcactattgctgagaatagcttgGTCATCCTGCTGCAGGGTCTCCGGGGCCTGGTGACCACAGTGGACCTGCGAGATGAGACTGTGGCTCGTGGCCGAGTGGACAACGTGGATGCCTTCATGAATATCCGCCTGGCTGAGGTCACCTACACAGACCGGCAAGGCCAGCAGGTCCAACTTGATGACCTCTTTGTGACTGGTCGCAATGTCCGCTATGTCCACATTCCCGATGATGTAGATATCACTGCCACCATTGAGCAACAACTTCAGGCCATCCATCGGGTGCGAAACTTTGGCAGCGAGGGTAAGGGCCGAAGGGAATTTCCTACCAGGAAGTACAAGTGA